From one Eucalyptus grandis isolate ANBG69807.140 chromosome 9, ASM1654582v1, whole genome shotgun sequence genomic stretch:
- the LOC104419503 gene encoding chaperone protein DnaJ isoform X2 produces MANGDEKSEDLYAVLGLNKECTTSELRSAYKKLALRWHPDRCSVSGTSEEAKTKFQEIQQAYSVLSDENKRFLYDIGAYDNDDDENGMGDFMSEMAVLMSQTKSNEMGQWSFEELQETFDDMFRREIKTPFVGSEMVDPTTSSSSCEGYYETSTSSKKRDFAVMNSGKKEGAHGSDLHFKIFCPETDEEVARCGERKGGFIQ; encoded by the exons ATGGCAAATGGTGACGAGAAGAGCGAAGACTTGTACGCAGTTCTGGGGCTGAACAAGGAGTGCACCACTTCGGAGCTCAGGAGTGCTTACAAGAAACTGGCCCTG AGATGGCACCCGGATCGTTGCTCTGTGTCGGGAACTTCAGAAGAGGCCAAGACAAAATTCCAGGAAATTCAACAGGCCTATTCTG TTCTATCCGATGAGAACAAGAGGTTTCTTTACGACATCGGAGCCTATGACAACGATGATGACGAAAAT GGGATGGGTGACTTTATGAGCGAGATGGCAGTTTTGATGAGCCAAACAAAGTCAAAT GAAATGGGGCAGTGGAGCTTCGAAGAGTTACAGGAAACATTTGATGACATGTTTCGGAGGGAAATCAAGACGCCTTTTGTAGGCTCAGAGATGGTGGATCCGACTACATCTTCATCTTCGTGCGAGGGTTACTACGAGACTTCTACTTCCAGCAAGAAGCGTGATTTCGCAGTAATGAACTCCGGCAAGAAAGAGGGGGCCCACGGGTCTGATCTAcactttaaaattttttgtccaGAG ACAGATGAAGAGGTCGCAAGATGTGGAGAAAGGAAAGGAGGTTTCATCCAGTAG
- the LOC104419503 gene encoding chaperone protein DnaJ isoform X1, which translates to MANGDEKSEDLYAVLGLNKECTTSELRSAYKKLALRWHPDRCSVSGTSEEAKTKFQEIQQAYSVLSDENKRFLYDIGAYDNDDDENGMGDFMSEMAVLMSQTKSNEMGQWSFEELQETFDDMFRREIKTPFVGSEMVDPTTSSSSCEGYYETSTSSKKRDFAVMNSGKKEGAHGSDLHFKIFCPEMKRSQDVEKGKEVSSSRMKT; encoded by the exons ATGGCAAATGGTGACGAGAAGAGCGAAGACTTGTACGCAGTTCTGGGGCTGAACAAGGAGTGCACCACTTCGGAGCTCAGGAGTGCTTACAAGAAACTGGCCCTG AGATGGCACCCGGATCGTTGCTCTGTGTCGGGAACTTCAGAAGAGGCCAAGACAAAATTCCAGGAAATTCAACAGGCCTATTCTG TTCTATCCGATGAGAACAAGAGGTTTCTTTACGACATCGGAGCCTATGACAACGATGATGACGAAAAT GGGATGGGTGACTTTATGAGCGAGATGGCAGTTTTGATGAGCCAAACAAAGTCAAAT GAAATGGGGCAGTGGAGCTTCGAAGAGTTACAGGAAACATTTGATGACATGTTTCGGAGGGAAATCAAGACGCCTTTTGTAGGCTCAGAGATGGTGGATCCGACTACATCTTCATCTTCGTGCGAGGGTTACTACGAGACTTCTACTTCCAGCAAGAAGCGTGATTTCGCAGTAATGAACTCCGGCAAGAAAGAGGGGGCCCACGGGTCTGATCTAcactttaaaattttttgtccaGAG ATGAAGAGGTCGCAAGATGTGGAGAAAGGAAAGGAGGTTTCATCCAGTAGGATGAAAACGTGA
- the LOC104419504 gene encoding auxin-responsive protein SAUR78, whose product MAKMGKLTKLKSAIKRFPSFSKLSRSNSSAAAVAAEDDPRSAAAAAGAGRDVRAVYVGKSRRRYDVSADVFEHPLFQELVDKSSPSSSSSPLSSAAAVVSCEVVLFEHLLWMLENSGDGGAQLGSTDELVEFYTTC is encoded by the coding sequence ATGGCGAAAATGGGAAAGCTCACGAAGCTCAAGTCAGCCATCAAGAGATTCCCCTCCTTCTCCAAGCTCTCCCGCAGCaactcctccgccgccgccgtcgctgcAGAAGACGATCCCAggagcgccgccgccgccgccggagcgGGCCGCGACGTGAGGGCGGTGTACGTGGGGAAGTCCCGGCGCCGGTACGACGTGAGCGCCGACGTGTTCGAGCACCCGCTGTTCCAGGAGCTGGTCGACAAGTCGTCgccgtcgtcctcctcctccccgcTGTCGAGCGCCGCGGCGGTGGTGTCGTGCGAGGTGGTGCTGTTCGAGCACTTGCTGTGGATGCTGGAGAACAGCGGCGACGGGGGCGCGCAGCTGGGGTCCACCGACGAGCTGGTCGAGTTCTACACGACTTGTTGA
- the LOC104419506 gene encoding 40S ribosomal protein SA isoform X2 — MATGSTTAAAPARQLSQKEADIQMMLAAEVHLGTKNCDFQMERYVFKRRNDGIYIINLGKTWEKLQLAARVIVAIENPQDIIVQSARPYGQRAVLKFAQYTNTHAIAGRHTPGTFTNQLQTSFSEPRLLILTDPRTDHQPIKESALGNIPTIAFCDTDSPMRYVDIGIPANNKGKHSIGCLFWLLARMVLQMRGTITPGHKWDVMVDLFFYREPEEAKQQEEEEAIVAGDYGITDYAAGQAIPDQWTSQIPDSQWASEAAAPPVPAIQPTGWTETAPVAADGWEIAAAPAPAPAAAPPAVVPPSNNDAGWE; from the exons atgGCGACGGGATCGACCACCGCCGCGGCGCCGGCGAGGCAGCTGTCGCAGAAGGAGGCCGACATCCAGATGATGTTGGCCGCCGAGGTCCACCTCGGCACCAAGAACTGCGACTTCCAGATGGAGCGCTACGTCTTCAAGCGCCGCAACGACG GTATTTATATTATTAACCTCGGAAAAACATGGGAGAAACTCCAGTTGGCCGCTAGGGTTATTGTTGCAATTGAGAACCCTCAGGACATCATTGTCCAGTCTGCTAGACCCTATGGTCAGAGAGCCGTTCTCAAGTTTGCCCAGTACACCAACACTCATGCCATTGCTGGAAGGCACACGCCGGGTACATTCACTAACCAGCTCCAAACATCTTTCAGTGAGCCGCGTCTTCTCATCCTCACTGATCCAAGAACTGACCACCAG CCTATTAAAGAATCTGCTCTTGGGAACATTCCAACAATCGCTTTCTGTGACACTGACTCTCCAATGCGGTATGTTGACATTGGTATCCCGGCAAATAACAAGGGAAAGCACAGCATTGGGTGTCTCTTCTGGCTGTTGGCAAGGATGGTTCTGCAAATGCGTGGTACCATCACACCTGGCCATAAGTGGGATGTGATG GTCGATCTGTTCTTCTACAGAGAACCCGAGGAAGCGAAGCAacaggaggaggaagaagctaTTGTTGCAGGCGATTATGGGATCACTGATTATGCAGCTGGACAAGCTATTCCTGACCAATGGACTTCTCAAATCCCCGATTCTCAGTGGGCTAGTGAAGCAGCCGCCCCGCCTGTGCCTGCAATCCAACCAACTGGCTGGACGGAGACAG CACCTGTGGCAGCTGATGGGTGGGAAATTGCGGCTGCGCCAGCCCCAGCGCCAGCAGCAGCCCCTCCGGCAGTTGTTCCTCCGTCCAATAATGATGCTGGTTGGGAGTGA
- the LOC104419506 gene encoding 40S ribosomal protein SA isoform X1 yields MATGSTTAAAPARQLSQKEADIQMMLAAEVHLGTKNCDFQMERYVFKRRNDGIYIINLGKTWEKLQLAARVIVAIENPQDIIVQSARPYGQRAVLKFAQYTNTHAIAGRHTPGTFTNQLQTSFSEPRLLILTDPRTDHQPIKESALGNIPTIAFCDTDSPMRYVDIGIPANNKGKHSIGCLFWLLARMVLQMRGTITPGHKWDVMVDLFFYREPEEAKQQEEEEAIVAGDYGITDYAAGQAIPDQWTSQIPDSQWASEAAAPPVPAIQPTGWTETAAPVAADGWEIAAAPAPAPAAAPPAVVPPSNNDAGWE; encoded by the exons atgGCGACGGGATCGACCACCGCCGCGGCGCCGGCGAGGCAGCTGTCGCAGAAGGAGGCCGACATCCAGATGATGTTGGCCGCCGAGGTCCACCTCGGCACCAAGAACTGCGACTTCCAGATGGAGCGCTACGTCTTCAAGCGCCGCAACGACG GTATTTATATTATTAACCTCGGAAAAACATGGGAGAAACTCCAGTTGGCCGCTAGGGTTATTGTTGCAATTGAGAACCCTCAGGACATCATTGTCCAGTCTGCTAGACCCTATGGTCAGAGAGCCGTTCTCAAGTTTGCCCAGTACACCAACACTCATGCCATTGCTGGAAGGCACACGCCGGGTACATTCACTAACCAGCTCCAAACATCTTTCAGTGAGCCGCGTCTTCTCATCCTCACTGATCCAAGAACTGACCACCAG CCTATTAAAGAATCTGCTCTTGGGAACATTCCAACAATCGCTTTCTGTGACACTGACTCTCCAATGCGGTATGTTGACATTGGTATCCCGGCAAATAACAAGGGAAAGCACAGCATTGGGTGTCTCTTCTGGCTGTTGGCAAGGATGGTTCTGCAAATGCGTGGTACCATCACACCTGGCCATAAGTGGGATGTGATG GTCGATCTGTTCTTCTACAGAGAACCCGAGGAAGCGAAGCAacaggaggaggaagaagctaTTGTTGCAGGCGATTATGGGATCACTGATTATGCAGCTGGACAAGCTATTCCTGACCAATGGACTTCTCAAATCCCCGATTCTCAGTGGGCTAGTGAAGCAGCCGCCCCGCCTGTGCCTGCAATCCAACCAACTGGCTGGACGGAGACAG CAGCACCTGTGGCAGCTGATGGGTGGGAAATTGCGGCTGCGCCAGCCCCAGCGCCAGCAGCAGCCCCTCCGGCAGTTGTTCCTCCGTCCAATAATGATGCTGGTTGGGAGTGA
- the LOC104419505 gene encoding 17.4 kDa class III heat shock protein, with translation MSRVVLDGDHLVSHLLNFPESVEKLAFSSRPHDAAAAAGEGKGGAGIPADILETPKEYVFYFDVPGLSKSDVQVTVEDDQKSLVIRSNGKRKREDAVEDEGCKYVRLERRVPRNLTRKFRLPDDANPSAISAKCENGVLTITVEKLPAPKPRMVKVAIN, from the exons ATGAGTCGGGTCGTGCTGGACGGCGACCACTTGGTGAGCCACCTGCTGAATTTCCCGGAGAGCGTCGAGAAGCTCGCGTTCTCGTCTCGCCCGCAcgatgccgccgccgccgccggcgagggcaagGGCGGGGCGGGCATCCCTGCCGATATCCTGGAGACCCCGAAGGAGTACGTGTTCTACTTCGACGTCCCTGGCCTCTCCAAGTCTGATGTCCAG GTGACCGTGGAAGACGATCAGAAGTCGCTGGTGATAAGGAGCAACGGGAAGAGGAAGCGGGAGGACGCGGTGGAGGACGAGGGCTGCAAGTACGTGAGGCTGGAGAGGAGGGTGCCGCGGAACCTGACCAGGAAGTTCCGGTTGCCGGACGATGCCAACCCGTCGGCCATCAGTGCCAAGTGCGAGAATGGAGTGCTGACGATCACGGTGGAGAAGCTGCCTGCGCCCAAGCCGAGGATGGTCAAGGTTGCTATCAATTGA